A stretch of the Takifugu flavidus isolate HTHZ2018 chromosome 1, ASM371156v2, whole genome shotgun sequence genome encodes the following:
- the LOC130527570 gene encoding muscleblind-like protein 2a isoform X7 → MALNISSVRDTKWLTLEVCRQFQRGNCSRSNEECKFAHPPKSCQVENGRVIACFDSLKGRCSRENCKYLHPPSHLKTQLEINGRNNLIQQKTAAAVLAQQVQMMLPGHSLQPVGLGTNTGLCYGSYVTPLGHGMNLVQTDSLPSTQVLVPGSPPVAAQSSSSSSISTCSSSSSSSSQKLQRPDKLEVCREFQRGNCARGETDCRFAHPSDSPMIDTADNTVTVCMDYIKGRCSRDKCKYFHPPAHLQAKIKSSQQQISQTAAAGQTASVTQSTAKAMKRSLEATVDLAFPHPVLPPLPKRLALDKSSWTSALLNPGFLQYQQALANAQLQQASAAFYPTGSVLCMTPTNSIATSPATSVPYAATAPANQIILK, encoded by the exons ATGGCGCTGAACATTTCGTCAGTACGAGATACCAAATGGCTGACCCTGGAAGTCTGCCGACAGTTTCAGCGAGGAAACTGTTCACGCAGCAATGAAGAATGCAAGTTTGCACATCCACCCAAGAGCTGCCAAGTTGAAAATGGGAGAGTTATCGCCTGCTTTGACTCACTGAAG GGTCGGTGCTCAAGGGAAAACTGCAAGTATCTTCATCCACCCTCACACCTGAAAACTCAGTTAGAGATAAATGGCCGCAACAATCTCATCCAGCAGAAGACGGCAGCGGCTGTTCTGGCCCAGCAGGTGCAGATGATGCTGCCCGGACACAGTTTACAGCCTGTC GGACTTGGCACAAACACTGGTCTTTGTTATGGTTCCTATGTGACGCCGCTGGGTCACGGAATGAACCTTGTCCAAACAGACAGCCTGCCCAGCACCCAGGTTCTTGTTCCCGGTAGCCCACCCGTTGCAGCTCagagctcctcttcttcttctatttctacttgctcttcttcttcctcttcctcctcgcaaAAGCTGCAGCGACCAGACAAACTAGAG GTGTGCCGGGAGTTTCAGCGGGGAAACTGTGCAAGAGGTGAAACAGATTGCCGCTTCGCTCACCCCAGCGACAGCCCTATGATCGACACCGCTGACAACACCGTCACTGTCTGCATGGATTACATCAAGGGCCGCTGCTCCCGGGACAAGTGCAAGTATTTCCATCCGCCGGCCCACTTACAGGCCAAAATCAAATCCAGTCAGCAGCAAATCAGTCAGACTGCTGCAGCAGGCCAGACTGCATCTGTG ACTCAGTCGACTGCCAAAGCAATGAAGCGATCCCTCGAAGCGACTGTAGACCTG GCCTTCCCCCACCCTGTCCTACCACCTCTACCAAAGCGACTAGCACTCGACAAGAGCAGCTGGACCAGTGCTCTGCTCAACCCGGGCTTTTTGCAGTACCAACAGGCTCTGGCTAATgcgcagctgcagcaggcctCTGCTGCATTTTACCCCACAG GTTCTGTCTTGTGCATGACTCCCACTAACAGCATAG CCACTTCTCCCGCCACAAGTGTACCCTACGCAGCAACAGCGCCAGCCAATCAG ATCATCCTGAAGTAA
- the LOC130527570 gene encoding muscleblind-like protein 2a isoform X8, translated as MALNISSVRDTKWLTLEVCRQFQRGNCSRSNEECKFAHPPKSCQVENGRVIACFDSLKGRCSRENCKYLHPPSHLKTQLEINGRNNLIQQKTAAAVLAQQVQMMLPGHSLQPVGLGTNTGLCYGSYVTPLGHGMNLVQTDSLPSTQVLVPGSPPVAAQSSSSSSISTCSSSSSSSSQKLQRPDKLEVCREFQRGNCARGETDCRFAHPSDSPMIDTADNTVTVCMDYIKGRCSRDKCKYFHPPAHLQAKIKSSQQQISQTAAAGQTASVAFPHPVLPPLPKRLALDKSSWTSALLNPGFLQYQQALANAQLQQASAAFYPTGSVLCMTPTNSIVPMVYSVTPATVSAATSPATSVPYAATAPANQIILK; from the exons ATGGCGCTGAACATTTCGTCAGTACGAGATACCAAATGGCTGACCCTGGAAGTCTGCCGACAGTTTCAGCGAGGAAACTGTTCACGCAGCAATGAAGAATGCAAGTTTGCACATCCACCCAAGAGCTGCCAAGTTGAAAATGGGAGAGTTATCGCCTGCTTTGACTCACTGAAG GGTCGGTGCTCAAGGGAAAACTGCAAGTATCTTCATCCACCCTCACACCTGAAAACTCAGTTAGAGATAAATGGCCGCAACAATCTCATCCAGCAGAAGACGGCAGCGGCTGTTCTGGCCCAGCAGGTGCAGATGATGCTGCCCGGACACAGTTTACAGCCTGTC GGACTTGGCACAAACACTGGTCTTTGTTATGGTTCCTATGTGACGCCGCTGGGTCACGGAATGAACCTTGTCCAAACAGACAGCCTGCCCAGCACCCAGGTTCTTGTTCCCGGTAGCCCACCCGTTGCAGCTCagagctcctcttcttcttctatttctacttgctcttcttcttcctcttcctcctcgcaaAAGCTGCAGCGACCAGACAAACTAGAG GTGTGCCGGGAGTTTCAGCGGGGAAACTGTGCAAGAGGTGAAACAGATTGCCGCTTCGCTCACCCCAGCGACAGCCCTATGATCGACACCGCTGACAACACCGTCACTGTCTGCATGGATTACATCAAGGGCCGCTGCTCCCGGGACAAGTGCAAGTATTTCCATCCGCCGGCCCACTTACAGGCCAAAATCAAATCCAGTCAGCAGCAAATCAGTCAGACTGCTGCAGCAGGCCAGACTGCATCTGTG GCCTTCCCCCACCCTGTCCTACCACCTCTACCAAAGCGACTAGCACTCGACAAGAGCAGCTGGACCAGTGCTCTGCTCAACCCGGGCTTTTTGCAGTACCAACAGGCTCTGGCTAATgcgcagctgcagcaggcctCTGCTGCATTTTACCCCACAG GTTCTGTCTTGTGCATGACTCCCACTAACAGCATAG TCCCCATGGTGTACAGTGTTACGCCTGCTACTGTCTCTGCAGCCACTTCTCCCGCCACAAGTGTACCCTACGCAGCAACAGCGCCAGCCAATCAG ATCATCCTGAAGTAA